Proteins found in one Hypericibacter terrae genomic segment:
- a CDS encoding ABC transporter permease, whose product MIASRGAMVLLACLTGFVFLLLYGPLLLPIVSSLFTVKQGLVQWDQPTLQAYGTLAANEGILEALRNTFMVGISAVILSLVLGTALAFYVNSGESPGRQFLQFLIFLPFLLPPIIIGLSLLIFFREIAFPRSLVTIIIGHTVFVLALVYRIVLVRLQALSRSLVEASFDLGASGWQTFRLVLLPNLTGALAGAAVLAFALSFDETLITILVTGTQNTLPIRLWAMMRLGFTPDINALVTLILAFTTALCLLAARYLTPRELLAEES is encoded by the coding sequence GTGATCGCCTCGCGCGGCGCCATGGTTCTGCTGGCCTGTCTGACAGGCTTCGTCTTTCTGCTGCTCTATGGGCCGCTGCTGCTGCCGATCGTGTCTTCGCTCTTCACGGTGAAGCAGGGGCTGGTCCAATGGGATCAGCCGACATTGCAGGCCTATGGCACCCTGGCGGCGAACGAGGGCATCCTCGAGGCCCTGCGGAATACCTTCATGGTCGGCATCTCCGCGGTGATCCTGTCCCTCGTCCTCGGCACGGCTCTGGCATTCTATGTGAATAGCGGCGAATCGCCCGGGCGGCAGTTCTTGCAGTTCCTTATCTTCCTGCCGTTCCTGTTGCCGCCGATCATCATCGGGCTGTCGCTGCTGATCTTCTTTCGCGAGATCGCCTTTCCTCGATCGCTGGTCACGATCATCATTGGGCACACGGTGTTCGTGCTGGCGCTGGTCTATCGCATCGTCCTGGTGCGCCTTCAGGCCTTGAGCCGGAGCCTGGTCGAGGCGTCCTTCGATCTGGGCGCCAGCGGTTGGCAGACCTTTCGCCTGGTGCTGCTGCCCAATCTCACCGGCGCCCTGGCGGGGGCGGCGGTCCTTGCTTTCGCGCTCTCCTTCGACGAGACCTTGATCACCATCCTCGTCACCGGCACGCAGAACACCCTGCCGATCCGGCTCTGGGCGATGATGCGGCTGGGCTTCACCCCGGACATCAATGCCCTCGTCACCCTGATCCTGGCCTTCACCACCGCCCTTTGCCTGCTGGCGGCCCGCTATCTGACCCCGCGCGAGCTCCTGGCGGAGGAGTCGTAG
- the dapF gene encoding diaminopimelate epimerase translates to MASTSSATIPHLRPLRFARMHGCGNDFVVVDDRDGRLHTHRGDLALALCDRHKGLGGDGLILIQPDESQGGPAADFRMTYVNRTGADGEMCGNGARCAARRAVDLGLAPGRGHGTELCMATLAGLVRAIVDDSEVTLAMTIPSDERSSVPLTIAGRKLDLFAIDTGVPHVVAFLESPEALERLDVEGVGRAIRHHEAFAPKGVNANFAARRPDGSYRMRTYERGVELETLACGTGSAAVALAAHRRFGAAAPVSILPTGGGLLTIGFQASDGGFREVTLKGPTETIAEGEIPADWLAARGLTAPA, encoded by the coding sequence ATGGCATCAACATCTTCAGCAACCATCCCCCATTTGCGCCCGCTGCGGTTCGCCCGCATGCACGGTTGCGGCAACGACTTCGTGGTCGTCGACGACAGGGACGGACGATTGCACACCCATCGCGGTGACCTGGCGCTGGCTCTTTGCGATCGGCACAAAGGATTGGGCGGCGACGGGCTGATTCTGATTCAGCCCGATGAGAGTCAGGGCGGTCCCGCCGCCGATTTCCGCATGACCTACGTGAATCGAACGGGGGCCGACGGCGAGATGTGCGGCAACGGGGCTCGCTGCGCCGCAAGGCGGGCGGTGGATCTGGGCCTCGCTCCCGGCCGGGGACACGGCACGGAACTGTGCATGGCCACGCTCGCCGGCTTGGTGCGGGCGATAGTCGACGATTCCGAGGTCACGCTGGCGATGACCATCCCGAGCGACGAACGGAGCTCCGTGCCTCTGACGATCGCGGGACGGAAACTCGACCTGTTCGCGATCGATACAGGCGTGCCGCACGTGGTCGCGTTCCTAGAATCCCCGGAGGCTCTGGAAAGGCTGGATGTCGAGGGGGTCGGCCGTGCAATCCGCCATCATGAGGCCTTCGCGCCCAAAGGCGTGAACGCCAATTTCGCGGCGCGGCGACCCGACGGCAGCTATCGCATGCGCACTTACGAGCGTGGGGTGGAGTTGGAAACCCTCGCCTGCGGCACGGGCTCCGCCGCCGTTGCCCTGGCTGCGCATCGGCGGTTCGGTGCGGCGGCACCGGTGTCGATCCTGCCGACGGGCGGCGGCCTTCTCACCATCGGTTTTCAGGCGAGCGATGGCGGTTTTCGAGAGGTGACGCTAAAGGGACCGACCGAGACCATCGCCGAGGGGGAAATCCCCGCCGATTGGCTGGCCGCACGGGGCCTTACCGCGCCGGCCTGA
- a CDS encoding ABC transporter permease, translating to MAVSVLTAGERRRPWYLLAPTLLALIFLLLVPIGIMLVYTFYTFKTAGVETADFNPGNWHEFFTDPYYRGFLWKTARVAAITALLCALMGYPAAYCIAMTRFRHKWLLLLLLIVPFWISFTIRTFSWIHILGEQGVINVTLKSLGLISEPLQMLYTEGAVIMGMIHFLLPYMILNVYVSLDGIDRNLVSAARSLGCTNWQAFREVTLPLSLPGLGAGLLLSFVLAAGSYVTPQILGGRSDSLFGNLIFDTIMRELNWPMGTTLSVVLLALLGVVSVIYSRYMGLSTIFKGLSR from the coding sequence ATGGCCGTATCCGTGCTTACTGCGGGGGAACGCAGGCGGCCATGGTATCTGCTTGCCCCGACTCTGCTCGCGCTGATTTTCCTGCTGCTGGTGCCGATCGGCATCATGCTCGTCTACACGTTCTACACGTTCAAGACCGCCGGGGTCGAAACGGCCGATTTCAATCCCGGCAACTGGCACGAGTTCTTCACCGATCCCTATTATCGCGGATTCTTGTGGAAGACCGCGCGGGTCGCGGCCATCACCGCATTGCTCTGCGCGCTCATGGGCTATCCCGCCGCCTACTGCATCGCCATGACGCGCTTCCGGCACAAATGGCTGCTGCTGCTCCTGCTGATCGTGCCGTTCTGGATCAGCTTCACCATCAGGACCTTCTCCTGGATTCATATCCTGGGCGAGCAGGGCGTCATCAACGTCACGCTGAAGTCGCTGGGCCTGATCTCCGAGCCGCTGCAGATGCTCTATACCGAGGGCGCGGTGATCATGGGCATGATCCATTTCCTGCTGCCCTACATGATCCTCAACGTCTATGTCAGCCTCGACGGGATCGACCGGAACCTCGTCTCGGCCGCTCGCTCGCTGGGCTGCACCAACTGGCAGGCGTTCCGCGAGGTGACCCTGCCCCTGTCGCTGCCGGGCCTGGGTGCCGGCCTGCTCCTCAGCTTCGTTCTGGCGGCCGGCAGCTATGTGACGCCGCAGATCCTGGGCGGCCGGTCGGATTCGCTGTTCGGCAATCTGATCTTCGACACCATCATGCGCGAGCTGAACTGGCCGATGGGCACCACGCTTTCGGTCGTCCTGCTGGCGCTTCTCGGCGTGGTCTCGGTGATCTACAGCCGCTATATGGGCCTCTCGACGATCTTCAAGGGGCTGTCGCGATGA
- a CDS encoding ABC transporter permease yields the protein MTGEGRGGWILIKTLTVLVYIFMFAPIAVVLILSVNSSRFGGFPMAGFSLQWYAKLFENEAVVRAFHTSLWIGVLTAVVCTVLGTMAALALVRYEFPGKQWVNALIVGPILVPETVLGVGLLLANRWVGLKPNYGLLLAGHILLSLPYVVLIVQARLIGVKRVFEEAAWSLGANRWQTFKEITMPLIMPAMLAGLLLAFTISFDNVSASVFWRPPGVETMPTEILGMLKVSISPEINALGALMILITVGLPLLGGAVARLLIRRQTATNT from the coding sequence ATGACCGGCGAAGGGCGCGGCGGCTGGATCCTGATCAAGACGCTGACCGTGCTGGTCTACATCTTCATGTTCGCGCCGATCGCCGTGGTACTGATCCTCTCCGTCAATTCGTCGCGTTTCGGCGGCTTTCCGATGGCCGGCTTCTCGCTGCAGTGGTACGCAAAGCTGTTCGAGAACGAGGCCGTGGTCCGCGCCTTCCATACGTCGCTCTGGATCGGCGTGCTGACGGCCGTCGTGTGCACCGTGCTCGGCACGATGGCGGCGCTGGCGCTGGTCCGCTACGAGTTTCCCGGTAAACAGTGGGTCAACGCGCTCATCGTCGGCCCGATCCTGGTGCCGGAAACGGTTCTGGGCGTCGGCCTGCTGCTGGCCAATCGCTGGGTCGGGCTGAAGCCGAACTATGGTCTTCTCCTGGCCGGCCACATTCTCCTGTCGCTGCCTTATGTCGTGCTGATCGTTCAGGCGAGGCTCATCGGCGTGAAGCGGGTCTTCGAGGAGGCCGCCTGGTCGCTGGGCGCCAACCGCTGGCAGACCTTCAAGGAGATCACCATGCCCTTGATCATGCCCGCGATGCTGGCGGGTCTTCTGCTGGCATTCACGATCTCGTTCGACAACGTATCGGCCAGCGTCTTCTGGCGCCCGCCGGGCGTCGAGACCATGCCGACGGAGATTCTGGGCATGCTGAAAGTGTCGATCAGCCCCGAGATCAATGCGCTGGGTGCGCTCATGATCCTGATCACCGTCGGATTGCCGCTCTTGGGAGGCGCGGTTGCGCGCCTCCTGATCCGTCGCCAAACCGCAACCAACACGTAA